Proteins from one Planctomycetota bacterium genomic window:
- the dxs gene encoding 1-deoxy-D-xylulose-5-phosphate synthase, translating into MDQTHGQPLTAVLSPPPRRTPRMSETLLSTIKSPADLKQLKIEQLDQLAGEIRQAICDQVSKSGGHLAPNLGVVELTIALHYVFDFGHDRFLFDVGHQCYPHKLLTGRQHLLGKLRQNGGMAGFPEPRESGYDLFSVGHAGTAISTAVGMARGDQINGEPDRRTVALIGDSSIVNGLAMEGINNAGTLKRQFLIVLNDNGMSIGQPQGALATYFDKVRLNPTYKSIKDRAHEMLKQIPGGSVLEGIYHRLGEMTKAAISHEHLYEHFGLLCVGPIDGHDVAGLIEMFNEVKDLDRPVLVHTKTIKGKGFDFASNDPTQFHSPKPFRVEGCRVEVQKGGRSFTAAYSEALIDLMERDEKVTCVTAGMPDGTGLNHVIPKFPDRAFDVGIAESHATDMCAGMAKAGLKPFVTIYSTFMQRAFDQVFQECALQGLPVRFCMDRAGVVGGDGAVHHGFCDIGFLRVFPKMALVAPIDEPTLRGALEFMRHYDAGPSACRYPRDNVATPSINDNPPPFKLGKAHCIAEGTDLAILAYGFPANHALVARQKLAEQGYSVAVYDARFAKPVDIELITKLIEAGTPILTVEDHALVSGFGSCVLEAAHEAKLNTSLIHRIGLPDRWIYQGGRGGQLAEAGIDAEGIARSVRDILDRAEVRPQINVNVGGAKVSR; encoded by the coding sequence ATGGATCAAACACACGGCCAGCCACTGACGGCCGTGCTATCGCCACCCCCGCGAAGGACCCCGCGCATGTCTGAGACTTTGCTTTCGACGATCAAATCCCCCGCTGACCTCAAACAGCTCAAAATCGAACAACTCGATCAGCTCGCCGGGGAAATCCGTCAAGCCATCTGCGATCAGGTCTCCAAGTCCGGCGGACACCTCGCTCCGAACCTCGGCGTCGTCGAACTGACGATCGCGCTGCATTATGTGTTCGACTTCGGGCATGACCGCTTCCTCTTTGATGTCGGTCATCAGTGCTATCCGCACAAACTGCTGACCGGTCGCCAGCACCTGCTCGGCAAGCTGCGCCAGAATGGCGGCATGGCCGGGTTCCCCGAGCCGCGCGAGAGCGGATACGACCTGTTCAGCGTCGGTCACGCCGGCACGGCCATCTCGACGGCCGTCGGCATGGCGCGCGGCGATCAGATCAATGGCGAACCGGACCGCCGCACCGTCGCGCTCATCGGCGACTCGTCGATCGTCAACGGGTTGGCGATGGAAGGCATCAACAATGCCGGCACGCTCAAGCGGCAGTTCCTCATCGTGCTCAATGACAACGGCATGAGCATCGGGCAGCCGCAGGGAGCCCTCGCCACTTATTTCGACAAGGTCCGCCTCAACCCGACGTACAAGTCCATCAAGGACCGCGCCCATGAAATGCTCAAGCAGATCCCCGGCGGGTCGGTGCTGGAAGGCATCTATCATCGCCTCGGTGAGATGACCAAGGCGGCCATCTCGCACGAGCATCTTTATGAGCACTTCGGCCTGCTGTGCGTCGGGCCGATCGACGGGCACGATGTCGCCGGTCTCATCGAGATGTTCAATGAAGTGAAGGACCTGGATCGCCCCGTGCTCGTGCACACCAAGACGATCAAGGGCAAGGGCTTTGACTTCGCCTCCAACGATCCGACGCAGTTCCATTCGCCCAAGCCCTTCCGCGTCGAGGGCTGCCGGGTCGAAGTGCAGAAGGGCGGGCGCAGCTTCACGGCCGCGTACTCCGAGGCGCTGATCGACCTGATGGAGCGCGATGAGAAAGTCACCTGCGTCACCGCCGGCATGCCCGACGGGACCGGTCTCAATCATGTGATCCCCAAGTTCCCCGACCGCGCGTTCGACGTTGGCATCGCGGAAAGCCACGCCACCGACATGTGCGCCGGCATGGCCAAGGCCGGACTCAAGCCGTTCGTCACGATCTACTCGACGTTCATGCAGCGCGCGTTCGACCAGGTCTTTCAGGAATGTGCGCTGCAGGGCTTGCCCGTGCGTTTCTGCATGGACCGCGCGGGCGTCGTCGGCGGCGACGGCGCAGTGCATCATGGCTTCTGCGACATCGGCTTCCTGCGCGTGTTCCCGAAGATGGCGCTGGTCGCGCCGATCGACGAGCCGACGCTCCGCGGCGCGCTGGAGTTCATGCGCCACTACGACGCCGGTCCCTCCGCTTGTCGTTACCCGCGCGACAATGTCGCCACGCCTTCGATCAACGACAATCCCCCGCCGTTCAAACTCGGCAAGGCGCACTGCATCGCCGAAGGCACGGACCTGGCGATCCTCGCCTACGGGTTCCCCGCCAATCATGCGCTCGTCGCGCGTCAGAAGCTCGCCGAGCAGGGGTACAGCGTCGCCGTGTACGATGCACGCTTCGCCAAGCCCGTCGACATCGAACTGATCACCAAGCTCATCGAAGCCGGCACGCCGATTCTGACGGTCGAAGATCACGCGCTCGTGAGCGGGTTCGGTTCGTGCGTGCTCGAAGCGGCGCACGAAGCGAAGCTCAACACGTCGCTCATTCACCGCATCGGCCTTCCCGATCGCTGGATTTATCAGGGCGGTCGCGGCGGCCAGCTTGCCGAGGCGGGCATCGACGCCGAGGGCATCGCCCGCAGCGTCCGCGACATTCTCGACCGCGCCGAAGTCCGCCCGCAGATCAACGTCAACGTCGGCGGCGCGAAAGTCAGCCGGTGA
- a CDS encoding NAAT family transporter, with amino-acid sequence MSLLFVFVTTSASLFKFTSNRRRAPPRRLRPGIPNRASSIDHPPRSRTRPPLCSSHRSPPMLPWPEYLKFLISVLVIIDPPGVVPMFLSATADQNRIQRRRTARVAAMSVALILIVVAIGGGPVLEYLGIRIAAFRIAGGILLLLMGISMLHARVSPAVQTPEEAREAELADDVAVVPLAIPLLAGPGAISAVVIYSLREQTWMHIAVICGVLVIVAIITWLVLRLATAIEPMISRTGLKVVTRLFGLILAAIAVEFMVQGLLEVFPALGSPP; translated from the coding sequence ATGTCGTTACTCTTCGTCTTCGTCACCACGAGCGCATCCCTGTTCAAGTTCACGTCCAACCGCCGCCGCGCCCCCCCCCGCCGCTTGCGGCCTGGCATCCCCAATCGGGCTTCAAGTATAGACCATCCCCCTCGCTCACGCACCCGCCCCCCGCTATGCTCATCGCACCGGAGTCCACCCATGCTGCCCTGGCCCGAGTACCTTAAGTTCCTCATCTCCGTGCTCGTCATCATCGACCCGCCCGGCGTGGTCCCCATGTTCCTTTCCGCCACCGCTGATCAAAACCGCATCCAGCGCCGACGCACCGCTCGCGTCGCCGCCATGTCCGTCGCACTCATCCTCATCGTCGTCGCCATCGGCGGCGGCCCCGTCCTCGAATACCTGGGCATCCGCATCGCCGCCTTCCGCATCGCCGGCGGCATCCTGCTCCTGCTCATGGGCATCTCCATGCTGCATGCCCGCGTCTCCCCCGCTGTCCAGACACCCGAGGAAGCACGCGAAGCTGAACTCGCCGACGACGTCGCCGTCGTCCCCCTCGCCATCCCACTCCTCGCCGGCCCCGGCGCCATCAGCGCCGTCGTCATCTACTCCCTCCGCGAGCAGACTTGGATGCACATCGCCGTCATCTGCGGCGTGCTCGTCATCGTCGCGATCATCACCTGGCTCGTCCTCCGTCTCGCCACCGCCATCGAACCGATGATCTCCCGCACCGGTCTCAAAGTCGTCACCCGACTCTTCGGCCTGATCCTCGCCGCCATCGCCGTCGAGTTCATGGTCCAAGGCCTCCTCGAAGTCTTCCCCGCACTCGGCTCACCGCCTTGA
- a CDS encoding DUF1080 domain-containing protein, with protein MSKQSFLLPLLLLTCTVFAADTVTPFNGKDLAGWTGRGKDGATGGWTVGAARVSPDHPDQLVADAGGDQLINISAGHGKSVDLFTQQKFGDVTVELELMVPKGSNSGVYLMGEYEVQVLDSYGKDDSAGKGDLGAIYNVQAPTSPHYKKPGEWQTLKIEFLAPRFDTAGKKIANAKFTRVELNGSVIQTNVEAPHPTGSQLSNTETPTGPLMFQGDHGAVAYRNIKITPAD; from the coding sequence ATGTCCAAGCAATCCTTCCTCCTCCCCCTCCTTCTTTTGACCTGCACGGTCTTTGCCGCCGACACCGTCACGCCCTTCAACGGCAAAGACCTGGCCGGCTGGACCGGCCGCGGCAAAGATGGCGCGACCGGCGGATGGACCGTCGGGGCCGCACGCGTCTCCCCCGATCACCCCGACCAGCTTGTCGCCGACGCCGGGGGCGATCAACTCATCAACATCAGCGCCGGGCATGGCAAGAGCGTCGACCTCTTCACCCAACAGAAATTCGGCGACGTCACCGTCGAACTCGAACTGATGGTCCCCAAGGGCTCCAACTCCGGCGTCTACCTCATGGGTGAATACGAAGTGCAGGTTCTCGACTCGTATGGCAAGGACGACTCCGCCGGCAAGGGCGACCTCGGTGCGATCTACAACGTGCAGGCCCCGACGAGCCCGCACTACAAAAAGCCCGGCGAATGGCAGACGCTCAAGATCGAATTCCTCGCCCCTCGCTTCGACACCGCCGGCAAGAAGATCGCCAACGCCAAATTCACCCGCGTCGAACTCAACGGCTCCGTCATCCAGACCAACGTCGAAGCCCCCCACCCCACCGGCTCCCAGCTCTCCAACACAGAAACCCCCACCGGCCCCCTCATGTTTCAGGGCGACCACGGCGCCGTCGCCTACCGCAATATCAAAATCACCCCCGCCGACTAA
- a CDS encoding sigma-70 family RNA polymerase sigma factor: MALRGAPSDMIQGRWTRGPGRAEDWGADPCGKNIRKMWNWMLNDGRVMCVMRWSSLMAISGPEIVREISRLRPNLLAYAVSIVGDEHLGDDLLQDVLVSAYEKRETIADVDHFAGWVRVAVRHAALNAIRNRRNKPTLDPSVIDMMDAHWDKYDKVDHSSTVEALRRCIGELSEYSQEIVRLRYTEGLMGQNLADRLSRKLPAVYAALTRTHKALAECVRRRIADKGATL, encoded by the coding sequence ATGGCCTTGCGCGGCGCCCCTTCGGATATGATCCAAGGCCGTTGGACGAGGGGTCCAGGTCGGGCGGAAGACTGGGGAGCGGATCCATGCGGAAAAAATATTCGGAAAATGTGGAATTGGATGTTGAATGATGGTCGAGTGATGTGCGTAATGAGGTGGAGTTCACTCATGGCGATCAGCGGTCCTGAGATTGTTCGCGAGATATCCCGGTTGAGGCCGAATCTGCTGGCCTATGCGGTTTCGATTGTGGGGGATGAGCATCTGGGCGACGATCTGCTGCAGGACGTTCTGGTGTCCGCGTACGAAAAACGCGAGACGATCGCCGACGTCGATCATTTTGCCGGTTGGGTCCGCGTGGCGGTGCGGCACGCCGCGCTGAATGCGATCCGCAATCGCCGCAATAAGCCCACGCTGGATCCGAGCGTGATCGACATGATGGACGCTCATTGGGACAAGTACGACAAGGTCGATCATTCGTCGACCGTGGAGGCGCTGCGTCGGTGCATCGGCGAGCTGTCGGAGTATTCGCAGGAGATCGTCCGTCTGCGCTATACGGAAGGCCTGATGGGGCAGAATCTGGCGGATCGCCTCAGCCGTAAATTGCCCGCGGTTTATGCGGCCCTGACGCGGACGCACAAGGCGCTGGCCGAGTGCGTGCGGCGGCGGATTGCCGATAAGGGGGCGACATTGTGA
- a CDS encoding prepilin-type N-terminal cleavage/methylation domain-containing protein, with the protein MRRNAFTLIELLVVVSIIAMLIAILLPSFDKARETARRAVCLSNLHQQHVGTMAFGVDNKGVLPPDPHLYWGPGIGGGALMMVPAVYDKQPYGHYSSQGILMRRNYLPINGRILYCPSFRYPDMQLETWTGALGVGFQAGLTTGGGWWPDPAKIPAGQDWLKCAYIYRNNAFAPTGSWQPLSMTSKGAEPMIADHFNFIPAIISEYQHGGKDYMTINIGGSGYAVHDEYYEIRDQRGGATYNVNADQLVTDAVWENYFKNPR; encoded by the coding sequence ATGCGTCGAAACGCATTCACTTTGATCGAACTGCTCGTCGTCGTGAGCATCATCGCCATGCTCATCGCGATCCTGCTGCCCTCGTTCGACAAGGCGCGTGAGACGGCGCGCCGGGCAGTGTGCCTGAGCAATCTGCATCAACAGCATGTGGGAACGATGGCGTTCGGCGTGGACAACAAGGGCGTGCTGCCGCCGGACCCGCATCTGTACTGGGGTCCGGGCATCGGCGGCGGGGCGCTGATGATGGTGCCCGCTGTCTACGACAAGCAGCCGTACGGACACTACTCGAGCCAAGGCATCCTGATGCGGCGCAACTATCTGCCCATCAACGGACGCATCCTCTACTGCCCGAGTTTCCGCTACCCCGACATGCAATTGGAAACATGGACCGGCGCCTTGGGCGTCGGATTCCAGGCGGGCCTGACCACCGGCGGGGGCTGGTGGCCGGACCCGGCGAAAATTCCCGCCGGTCAGGACTGGCTCAAGTGCGCGTACATCTATCGCAACAACGCGTTCGCGCCGACCGGCTCGTGGCAGCCGCTGTCGATGACCAGCAAGGGCGCCGAGCCGATGATCGCCGACCATTTCAATTTCATTCCCGCGATCATCTCCGAATACCAGCACGGCGGTAAGGACTACATGACCATCAACATCGGCGGCTCCGGCTACGCCGTCCATGACGAGTATTACGAAATCCGCGACCAGCGGGGCGGCGCGACCTACAACGTCAACGCCGATCAGCTTGTCACCGACGCGGTTTGGGAAAACTACTTCAAGAACCCCCGCTGA
- a CDS encoding DUF1553 domain-containing protein: MTSITKSATSGAARPTTSTPISLSPTRFGKTTSRTPADRKREHLSMKQLLLLTVVTWLAIGIAPVRAADIDYARDIKPIFAEHCYQCHGVDKQRHSLRVDNRSALLRGGDSGEPGVIPGDADGSYLIKRLTDPDSEHRMPFDKPPLPAAQIDLIKQWIKSGAQMPGDDGPLDTTTHHWSFQPVIRPPVPAGDAGDANPIDAFIGARLREKGLSFSPEADRRTLIRRLYLVMLGLPPTPQQIDAFVADTSADAWAKLVDQVLASPHYGERWAQHWLDVVRYADTHGFEVNTPREDAWPYRDWVIAAINSDMPYDQFMFDQVAGDSVRADAATGMLVAGPVVLPGQVGQDEASIKMARHDQLDEIVKGVSGTFLGLTIGCAKCHNHKFDPITQADYYKMQAIFSGVHFGSHPMRTDEDPDRAAKRAAIAAQIEQLQKRLSAMASPACPGRTIMIDDEDIGRVELLAEKAGNGVNPEGVERGFAGDPGGVNRVPNLSGGRYTWFQGTGLRDVMAYRPQASGRFRVWLSWGCGWHTHCADARYVLDTDGDPSTTDDQRVIATVDQRLFADGSGQPGSTPLWSGLYDAGVHEMTPTTRLILRRGESGVATTADLVVFQEEPAGAADPIQPHLRRPVDAAHNLDRFAPTTTRSVRFVVESTNNGNNPCIDELEVFAGDRNVALASLGVTATSSGDYDNGTMHRLLNINDGLGGNDHSWISSEAGRGWVALRFADPVTIDRVAWARDREGRFNDRLAVSYHIDVMNEDGSWRTVAGSTDRLAPMMVHAPLDQLALSGLGGAKRDEAVRAIGELANLQSEAAKLTPAQQTVYAGVFSMPETIHRLYRGDAMSPREQVAPDTPTALGTLGMTVDAPDVDRRVTFGRWLGRADNPLTPRVIVNRIWQGQFGAGLVATPSDFGGNGVAPTHPQLLDWLAAELIEHGWSLKYLHRLILTSRTWRQADLAEPKAMVVDSHTQLLWRYPPHRLAAEPIRDSMLGVSDLLDPSMGGPGFSMYEPNDNYVRNYEPLEKWGPAEFRRMIYAAKVRMEVVPVVGAFDCPDAGQSQPKRARSTTPIQALNLFNSTFTLTVADHLAQRIRREAGDDPKAQIDCAFRIMFGRKPTATEQSAAVEFLDSEDLAALARVLLNTNEFLFIP; the protein is encoded by the coding sequence ATGACGAGTATTACGAAATCCGCGACCAGCGGGGCGGCGCGACCTACAACGTCAACGCCGATCAGCTTGTCACCGACGCGGTTTGGGAAAACTACTTCAAGAACCCCCGCTGACCGCAAACGAGAGCATTTATCCATGAAACAACTCCTGCTTCTGACAGTTGTGACTTGGCTTGCGATCGGGATCGCCCCGGTCCGCGCCGCGGACATCGACTACGCGCGCGACATCAAGCCGATCTTCGCCGAACATTGCTATCAGTGTCACGGGGTCGACAAGCAGCGTCATTCCCTGCGCGTCGACAATCGGTCCGCGCTGCTGCGCGGCGGCGACAGCGGGGAGCCGGGCGTGATTCCCGGCGATGCGGACGGCAGTTATCTGATCAAGCGGCTGACCGATCCGGATTCCGAACATCGCATGCCGTTCGACAAGCCCCCATTGCCCGCGGCGCAGATCGATCTGATCAAACAATGGATCAAGTCGGGGGCGCAGATGCCCGGCGACGACGGCCCGCTCGACACGACGACGCATCACTGGTCGTTTCAGCCGGTCATTCGCCCGCCTGTGCCGGCGGGAGATGCGGGGGACGCCAATCCGATCGACGCATTCATCGGCGCCCGTCTGCGCGAAAAGGGATTGAGCTTTTCGCCCGAAGCGGATCGGCGGACGCTGATTCGTCGGCTGTATCTAGTCATGCTGGGTCTGCCGCCGACGCCGCAACAGATTGATGCGTTCGTCGCCGACACATCGGCGGATGCGTGGGCGAAGCTCGTCGATCAGGTGCTGGCCAGTCCGCACTACGGCGAGCGCTGGGCGCAGCACTGGCTCGATGTGGTGCGCTACGCCGACACGCATGGCTTTGAAGTCAATACGCCGCGTGAGGACGCATGGCCGTATCGCGATTGGGTGATCGCGGCGATCAACAGCGACATGCCCTATGACCAGTTCATGTTCGACCAGGTCGCCGGCGACAGCGTGCGGGCGGACGCGGCGACGGGCATGCTCGTCGCGGGCCCGGTCGTGCTGCCCGGTCAGGTCGGACAGGACGAGGCGTCCATCAAGATGGCGCGGCATGATCAGCTTGATGAAATCGTCAAGGGTGTGAGCGGTACGTTCCTCGGACTCACCATCGGCTGCGCCAAATGCCACAACCACAAATTCGATCCGATCACGCAAGCTGACTACTACAAGATGCAGGCGATCTTCTCGGGGGTTCATTTCGGATCGCACCCGATGCGCACGGACGAGGATCCGGATCGCGCCGCCAAGCGAGCGGCGATCGCCGCGCAGATCGAACAACTGCAAAAGCGTCTGTCCGCGATGGCGTCCCCCGCGTGCCCCGGCCGCACGATCATGATCGATGACGAAGATATCGGGCGCGTCGAGCTGCTCGCCGAAAAGGCGGGCAATGGCGTGAACCCCGAAGGCGTGGAGCGGGGATTCGCCGGCGATCCGGGCGGCGTGAATCGCGTGCCGAATCTGAGCGGCGGGCGCTACACGTGGTTCCAGGGCACGGGCCTGCGCGATGTGATGGCGTATCGGCCGCAGGCGAGCGGGCGGTTCCGGGTGTGGCTCTCGTGGGGCTGCGGGTGGCATACGCACTGCGCCGATGCGCGCTACGTGCTCGACACGGACGGCGACCCTTCGACGACCGACGACCAGCGCGTCATCGCCACGGTCGATCAGCGCCTCTTCGCCGACGGCTCGGGCCAGCCGGGCTCGACGCCCCTTTGGAGCGGTCTGTACGACGCCGGCGTTCACGAAATGACGCCGACGACGCGCCTGATCCTGCGTCGTGGCGAGAGCGGCGTGGCGACGACCGCGGACCTGGTCGTCTTTCAGGAAGAACCCGCCGGCGCCGCCGATCCCATCCAGCCGCACCTCCGCCGGCCGGTCGACGCCGCGCATAACCTCGATCGCTTCGCACCAACGACGACACGCAGCGTCCGATTCGTCGTCGAATCCACCAACAACGGCAATAACCCATGCATCGACGAACTGGAAGTCTTCGCCGGCGATCGCAATGTCGCGCTGGCTTCGCTTGGCGTCACCGCCACATCGTCAGGCGACTACGACAATGGGACGATGCATCGCCTGTTGAACATCAATGACGGACTGGGGGGCAACGATCACAGTTGGATTTCCAGCGAAGCCGGCCGCGGCTGGGTCGCGCTGCGGTTTGCCGACCCGGTTACGATCGACCGCGTCGCCTGGGCACGCGATCGGGAAGGACGCTTCAACGATCGGCTTGCCGTGAGCTATCACATCGACGTCATGAATGAAGATGGATCATGGCGCACCGTGGCGGGTTCGACGGACCGGCTGGCCCCGATGATGGTGCATGCTCCGTTGGATCAATTGGCGCTGAGCGGGCTTGGCGGCGCCAAGCGGGACGAAGCGGTTCGAGCGATCGGCGAACTGGCGAATCTTCAATCCGAAGCCGCCAAGCTGACTCCGGCACAGCAGACCGTTTATGCCGGCGTCTTCAGCATGCCCGAAACGATCCATCGACTCTATCGCGGCGATGCCATGTCGCCGCGCGAGCAGGTCGCGCCCGATACGCCCACGGCGCTGGGCACGCTGGGCATGACGGTCGACGCGCCCGATGTGGATCGGCGCGTGACGTTCGGCCGCTGGCTGGGGCGGGCGGACAATCCGCTGACGCCGCGCGTGATCGTCAATCGCATCTGGCAGGGTCAGTTCGGCGCCGGACTGGTGGCCACGCCCAGCGACTTCGGCGGCAACGGAGTCGCGCCGACGCATCCGCAACTGCTCGACTGGCTCGCCGCCGAGCTGATCGAGCACGGATGGTCGCTCAAGTATCTGCATCGATTGATTCTCACGTCGCGCACCTGGCGGCAGGCGGACCTTGCTGAGCCCAAGGCGATGGTGGTCGATTCGCACACGCAGCTCTTGTGGCGCTATCCGCCGCACCGGCTCGCCGCCGAACCGATTCGCGACAGCATGCTTGGCGTGTCGGACCTGCTCGATCCGTCGATGGGCGGGCCGGGGTTCAGCATGTATGAGCCCAATGACAACTACGTTCGCAATTACGAACCGCTTGAGAAATGGGGCCCGGCCGAGTTCCGCCGCATGATCTACGCCGCCAAAGTTCGCATGGAGGTCGTGCCGGTCGTCGGTGCCTTCGACTGCCCCGATGCGGGCCAGAGCCAGCCCAAGCGTGCGCGATCCACAACGCCCATTCAGGCGCTGAACCTGTTCAATTCGACGTTCACACTGACCGTCGCGGATCATCTGGCGCAGCGGATTCGTCGCGAAGCGGGCGACGATCCCAAGGCGCAGATCGACTGTGCGTTCCGCATCATGTTCGGACGCAAACCGACCGCCACCGAGCAAAGCGCCGCCGTCGAATTCCTTGATAGTGAGGACCTGGCGGCATTGGCGCGCGTACTGCTCAACACCAACGAATTTCTGTTCATCCCGTAA
- a CDS encoding DUF1501 domain-containing protein: MHNPESISPNGRDLLNRRQFLGHTGTGLGAIALASLLNNDRLLAAPIAPDIDPSRPQAARKPHFAPRARNVIVIFCSGALSHIDTFDYKPTLYNYDGKPLPGSAANFKTFQGENGNVAAPLYKFRPRGRCGKMTSDLLPRLGDLADEFCFIHSMTSRTNTHGPGENFMSTGNVLDGFPSMGAWVNYALGSEADDLPAFVAIPDPRGVPQSSVNNWGPGFLPAVFQGTPFSASHPIRNLKAPVASAHDRAARDLLARFNAEHLERNPNDNELAARIASYELAAKMQLSVPKVMDISSEPAHVLSMYGADSPSNPVKAGFARNCILARRLIERGVRFVQLFNGAYAMGEGVGNWDGHRKLKPQYDIHGEILDQPAAALIADLKQRGLLEETLVVFCTEYGRMPTFQKGATGRDHNPDGFTCMLAGAGVRAPFSYGATDEFGHKAVQDVASVYAYHGTILKLLGLDFDRLSYYYDGFERKLTDVHGRVIEDVIA; the protein is encoded by the coding sequence ATGCACAATCCCGAATCCATCTCCCCCAACGGTCGCGATCTTCTGAACCGCCGTCAATTCCTCGGCCACACCGGCACGGGCCTCGGCGCGATCGCATTGGCAAGTCTGCTCAACAACGATCGACTGCTCGCGGCACCAATTGCGCCCGACATCGATCCGAGCCGACCGCAAGCCGCTCGCAAGCCGCACTTCGCGCCGCGCGCACGCAACGTCATCGTGATCTTCTGCTCCGGGGCGCTGAGCCATATCGACACGTTCGACTACAAACCGACGCTCTATAACTACGATGGCAAGCCGCTGCCCGGCTCCGCCGCGAATTTCAAGACGTTTCAGGGCGAAAACGGCAACGTGGCGGCGCCGCTCTACAAGTTCCGACCGCGCGGGCGATGCGGCAAAATGACCAGTGACCTGCTGCCCCGCCTCGGCGATCTCGCCGACGAGTTCTGCTTTATCCATTCGATGACCAGTCGGACCAACACGCATGGCCCCGGCGAAAACTTCATGTCCACAGGCAATGTCCTCGACGGTTTCCCCTCCATGGGCGCGTGGGTGAACTACGCCCTGGGCTCCGAGGCCGACGACCTGCCTGCTTTCGTGGCGATCCCCGATCCGCGCGGCGTTCCGCAGAGCTCCGTCAACAACTGGGGCCCCGGGTTTTTGCCGGCCGTGTTTCAGGGCACCCCCTTCAGCGCCAGTCATCCGATCCGTAACCTCAAGGCACCCGTCGCGTCGGCCCATGACCGCGCCGCTCGTGATCTGCTTGCACGCTTCAATGCCGAACACCTGGAACGCAATCCCAACGACAACGAGCTGGCCGCACGCATCGCCAGCTACGAACTCGCCGCCAAAATGCAGTTGTCCGTCCCGAAAGTCATGGATATCAGCTCCGAGCCGGCCCATGTGCTTTCGATGTACGGCGCCGATTCGCCCAGCAATCCCGTCAAGGCCGGGTTCGCCCGCAACTGCATCCTCGCCCGCCGACTCATCGAGCGCGGCGTGCGATTTGTGCAGCTATTCAACGGCGCGTACGCCATGGGCGAAGGCGTCGGCAACTGGGACGGCCACCGCAAGCTCAAGCCGCAGTACGACATTCATGGCGAAATCCTCGACCAACCCGCCGCCGCGCTCATCGCCGACCTCAAGCAGCGCGGCCTGCTCGAGGAAACGCTCGTCGTCTTCTGCACCGAGTACGGCCGCATGCCCACCTTCCAGAAAGGCGCCACCGGTCGCGACCATAATCCCGACGGATTCACCTGCATGCTCGCCGGCGCCGGCGTCCGCGCCCCGTTCAGCTACGGCGCCACCGACGAGTTCGGCCACAAAGCCGTGCAGGACGTGGCCTCCGTCTACGCTTACCACGGGACGATTCTCAAACTCCTCGGCCTCGACTTCGATCGCCTCAGCTACTACTACGACGGCTTCGAACGCAAACTCACCGACGTCCACGGCCGCGTGATCGAGGACGTCATCGCCTGA